The following are from one region of the Deinococcus sp. Leaf326 genome:
- a CDS encoding linear amide C-N hydrolase, whose amino-acid sequence MSPIRSSMAHLKTVNARLVTTLMAGALVLSFPAQACTRIAYEGLDGMVAVGRSMDWVENPQSNMWAFPKGMQRAGASGQNSLRWTSKYGSVITSMYDFSTVDGINEKGLSANVLYLGVADYGKRDVAREGLSVTAWGQYVLDNFATVKEAVDALQADKIQITTRQVPTAIGPVDAVGHLAITDRTGDSAVFEYIKGKLVIHHGHEFNVMTNDPTLDQQLAVNDYWKPLNGAFLPGTENSAERFVRADYYLRNVPKSGDFRQALADTFSIIRNASVPFEPIGKDHPNLDPTMWRTASDNKNLTYYFESTTSPNVVWVSLGSLDLSAKGKVKRLELTGKAILSGDVSGGFKDAKAFAFLETGQ is encoded by the coding sequence ATGTCCCCCATTCGCAGCAGCATGGCCCACCTCAAGACCGTCAACGCCCGCCTCGTCACGACCCTGATGGCCGGCGCGCTCGTCCTCAGCTTCCCGGCCCAGGCCTGCACCCGTATTGCCTACGAAGGGCTCGATGGCATGGTCGCGGTCGGCCGCAGCATGGACTGGGTGGAAAATCCTCAGTCCAACATGTGGGCCTTCCCCAAGGGGATGCAGCGTGCGGGGGCGTCGGGACAGAACTCGCTGCGGTGGACTTCGAAGTACGGCAGCGTCATCACGAGCATGTACGACTTCTCCACCGTGGACGGCATCAACGAGAAGGGCCTGAGCGCGAATGTGCTGTACCTGGGGGTCGCAGATTACGGGAAGCGCGATGTCGCCCGTGAGGGACTCTCGGTCACTGCGTGGGGCCAGTACGTGCTGGACAACTTCGCGACGGTGAAGGAAGCGGTCGACGCGCTGCAGGCCGACAAGATCCAGATCACCACCCGGCAGGTGCCCACGGCGATCGGTCCGGTCGATGCGGTCGGCCACCTGGCGATCACGGACCGTACGGGGGACTCGGCGGTCTTCGAGTACATCAAGGGGAAACTGGTGATCCATCACGGCCACGAGTTCAACGTGATGACCAATGATCCGACGCTGGATCAGCAACTGGCGGTGAACGACTACTGGAAGCCGCTGAACGGGGCGTTCCTGCCGGGCACCGAGAACTCGGCGGAGCGGTTCGTGCGTGCGGACTACTACCTGCGGAATGTGCCGAAGTCGGGGGATTTCCGGCAGGCGCTGGCGGATACGTTCAGCATCATCCGGAATGCGTCAGTGCCGTTCGAGCCGATCGGGAAGGATCACCCGAACCTGGATCCGACGATGTGGCGCACGGCGAGTGACAACAAGAATCTGACGTACTACTTCGAGTCGACGACGAGTCCGAACGTGGTGTGGGTGTCGCTGGGGTCGCTGGACCTGAGTGCGAAGGGGAAAGTGAAGCGGCTGGAGTTGACGGGGAAAGCGATTCTGAGCGGGGACGTGTCCGGCGGGTTTAAGGACGCCAAGGCATTCGCCTTCCTCGAAACCGGTCAGTAA
- a CDS encoding helicase-related protein produces the protein MNKKSFALRIVTGIMALFGLNEAANAAPAALLKTAQPDRATVFQDLLPLNGELLAAQASPDVVSETQPAPAPEGLAYGVEATGGQVAARLQANALARQAILAPEPDLNILRAYSSTGGLGDQSESIDQFYTPGEIGALMWTLACLGQKLDDLKKPVRALEPSCGNGGLLAQAPAGLHLTGVELDPVAGRAAQLLHPHAAVHVMAMESYNTRSSDPLFNLAVLNPPFGNRGATRDLHERDEVRSERYFMTQTLRRVMHGGTVVALLPLSVLHGQRHRDWRAALLRQALPLHAVVVPEGAFREAGAGVTKVLLVLRRHDVGVAEGCALHTDTQLTEMLLRHCPDMTHQTLVQGFSEGKGLVQSTETDGEWTHALTLNLQANHLGRVRADFTTGRFGQPALRGEVRADTSAIVTQLQAARKSAPITLRSMIETVRSLHGDPAAQAFFEASEEAQFFPIAEGTLSTDRRYCFRLGAWQVTDDFADPRVFHAAELAQTLESYLHARTAGRVETPRRRALVQARFQAYVRQHGNFNRQRFLRLVDAYPLFSLLLSHITESGELHLPDDVDVRLPITGQGIEEVAGQLADLLALTEDTLSDYAGVSVEEAAVFLTEHYAFDGERWIEPGLYYAGHAILRSGEARDLARAFTGHRRETLLAQADEFMTRVRRTPVADLNLSPRDPVLPVAALEAWVNAYLDAAQNGKPLLNVERTRGAVKLSVRASAGDELVQARSAFDFDQSRALEAFLNHKTEVETIRGAKEMSKEEYTAARTLAIEDARQYEAQVTRHFQAWLPESAFAQLVEDAYTFARGATLRAQGSTRPLAIAGYQGKTPHPYQLMDVRTMAMTPGMVNNYDVGLGKTIEMLLLIGYLKMCGRASRPIISVPAGLVSNWATNAREAYPSWNIVTVGMSVRHDKKGQVVYKRKRDGSYMLKDGQRIEAWTKDTPAVKKTKIASLAAGTVDLIIMSREALTSLPMLRENRQRLIMDDPQYLRNLETQDAFEGQPRRGRHQELVRQLGVFGAMMSRVNVARPGDLCFEVLGCDFLGHDEAHGLKNLASPPAVFGETPRFLGAGGESQRSLDALHKGRYIRERGGSTFAFTASWVKNSPLEIGAMLSMVTDALPSYGLPTGEALMDQYLKIEPQIITGMDGSVDVKPCVTGFRRLRELRHIIANHVISRTYGDPEVVTGTGQPLAVPTAEVDEVMIDMSAEQAHLYTSLRERARNADARAKGPNHPFAIQWEMRKLSIDPVLLNVAGPNPRFERIAELALENRATGGKGLVFLSIGEKQGAFTRLKNTLVAAGYPAQEIAIVSSDTHKSSVERQDLEDDYNYGDLTLILGTDVLGQGFNLQVGTSLIINADMPWNFEEIRQRVGRGARQGNTVDKLRNVYLLMRGSFDTLTYTIMSGKKSWLSQLWDSEIDELGNSGQGFSGEEMALLMSDDVEATRAQILSKKTELAERTGRAALERQLESLAAALNARDVVQQRYEKGRRRKYGLTANDHVRVRVARGVFDQRVTALKQMGDFPLARLVDYTGEIFWFGLLPVHEGLSFKADYQRFTVRQVTTGVIMATSEKGESRTFTGSQLMRATDFTPNTDAGLYQAAAALEVPRIALSDALQVYVVDSRRAKKVCPRDPELVVSLSLSGQRVELVNPEDSFGLMSRLICKETVMHFQVQTVDGVQVVQQVIVLSAVDSVLDKTKQTTASPKLHARLLQLVARVLGAEVVESVASPAQAA, from the coding sequence ATGAATAAAAAGTCCTTCGCGCTGCGCATCGTCACCGGCATCATGGCCCTCTTCGGTCTCAACGAAGCCGCCAACGCTGCCCCGGCCGCCCTCCTCAAGACGGCCCAGCCTGACCGCGCGACGGTCTTCCAGGACCTGCTCCCCCTGAACGGTGAGCTCCTGGCCGCGCAGGCCTCGCCTGACGTGGTGAGCGAAACGCAGCCTGCCCCCGCCCCCGAGGGGCTGGCGTACGGCGTCGAAGCGACCGGTGGGCAGGTGGCTGCCCGACTGCAGGCGAATGCCCTCGCCCGGCAGGCCATCCTCGCCCCGGAGCCGGACCTGAACATCCTGCGCGCGTACAGCAGCACGGGCGGTCTCGGCGACCAGAGCGAGAGCATCGACCAGTTCTACACGCCCGGCGAGATCGGGGCCCTGATGTGGACCCTCGCCTGCCTGGGACAGAAGCTCGACGATCTCAAGAAACCCGTCCGTGCCCTCGAGCCCTCTTGCGGCAACGGCGGTCTCCTCGCGCAGGCACCTGCTGGCCTGCACCTCACAGGGGTCGAGCTCGACCCGGTCGCCGGCCGCGCCGCGCAGCTGCTGCATCCCCACGCGGCCGTGCACGTCATGGCGATGGAGTCCTATAACACCCGTTCCAGTGACCCGCTCTTCAACCTAGCGGTGCTCAACCCCCCGTTCGGCAATCGGGGCGCCACGCGCGATCTGCACGAACGAGATGAGGTGCGCAGCGAGCGGTACTTCATGACCCAGACCCTGCGCCGCGTCATGCACGGCGGCACGGTCGTTGCCCTCCTCCCCCTGAGCGTCCTGCACGGCCAGCGTCACCGGGACTGGCGGGCCGCCCTGCTCCGTCAGGCACTGCCCCTGCACGCGGTCGTGGTGCCCGAGGGGGCGTTCCGCGAGGCGGGCGCGGGCGTCACAAAGGTCCTGCTCGTCCTGCGCCGCCACGACGTCGGGGTCGCCGAGGGGTGCGCCCTGCACACCGACACCCAGCTCACGGAAATGCTCCTGCGTCACTGCCCGGACATGACCCATCAGACCCTCGTTCAGGGCTTCAGCGAGGGCAAGGGGCTCGTCCAGAGCACCGAAACGGATGGGGAGTGGACCCACGCTCTGACCCTGAATCTGCAAGCCAACCACCTCGGCCGCGTCCGCGCCGACTTCACCACCGGTCGATTCGGTCAGCCCGCCCTCCGCGGGGAAGTGCGTGCGGACACCTCGGCCATCGTCACCCAGCTTCAGGCCGCCCGGAAGTCGGCGCCCATCACCCTGCGCAGCATGATCGAAACGGTGCGCAGCCTGCACGGTGACCCAGCGGCCCAGGCATTCTTCGAGGCCAGTGAGGAGGCCCAGTTCTTCCCGATCGCCGAGGGCACCCTGAGCACCGACCGCCGGTACTGCTTCCGCCTCGGCGCGTGGCAGGTGACGGACGATTTCGCCGACCCGCGCGTCTTTCACGCCGCCGAGCTGGCCCAGACGCTGGAAAGCTACCTGCACGCCCGCACGGCCGGCCGGGTGGAAACCCCCCGTCGCCGGGCCCTGGTGCAGGCCCGCTTCCAGGCCTACGTTCGTCAGCACGGCAACTTCAACCGCCAGCGGTTCCTCCGCCTGGTGGACGCCTACCCGCTGTTCTCCCTCCTGCTGAGCCACATCACCGAGTCGGGTGAGCTGCACCTGCCCGATGACGTCGACGTGCGCCTGCCCATCACCGGTCAAGGCATCGAAGAGGTGGCCGGACAGTTGGCGGACTTGCTGGCCCTCACCGAGGACACGCTCAGCGATTACGCCGGAGTCAGCGTGGAAGAGGCGGCCGTGTTCCTCACCGAGCACTATGCCTTCGATGGGGAGCGCTGGATCGAACCCGGCCTCTACTACGCCGGCCACGCCATCCTCCGCTCCGGAGAAGCCCGCGATCTCGCCCGGGCCTTCACGGGCCACCGCCGCGAGACGCTGCTCGCCCAGGCCGACGAGTTCATGACCCGCGTGCGCCGCACCCCCGTCGCGGACCTGAACCTCTCCCCCCGCGACCCGGTCCTCCCTGTCGCTGCACTCGAGGCCTGGGTCAACGCCTATCTCGATGCCGCGCAGAACGGCAAGCCCCTGCTCAACGTCGAGCGCACCCGCGGCGCCGTCAAGCTCAGCGTCCGCGCCAGTGCCGGCGACGAACTCGTCCAAGCCCGCAGCGCCTTCGACTTCGATCAGAGCCGTGCGCTCGAGGCCTTCCTCAACCACAAGACTGAGGTCGAGACCATTCGCGGTGCCAAGGAGATGAGCAAGGAAGAGTACACGGCCGCCCGTACCCTGGCCATCGAGGACGCCCGGCAGTACGAAGCGCAGGTCACCCGCCACTTCCAGGCCTGGTTGCCGGAGAGCGCCTTCGCGCAACTCGTCGAGGACGCCTACACCTTCGCCCGTGGCGCCACGCTCCGCGCCCAGGGCAGCACGCGCCCCCTGGCCATCGCCGGCTATCAGGGCAAGACCCCGCACCCGTACCAGCTCATGGACGTGCGCACCATGGCGATGACTCCGGGCATGGTCAACAACTACGACGTCGGTCTGGGGAAGACCATCGAGATGCTGCTGCTCATCGGTTACCTCAAGATGTGCGGCCGGGCCTCCCGTCCCATCATCAGCGTCCCCGCCGGGCTCGTGAGCAACTGGGCGACGAACGCCCGTGAGGCCTACCCGAGCTGGAACATCGTCACGGTCGGGATGAGCGTGCGCCACGACAAGAAGGGCCAGGTCGTCTACAAGCGCAAGCGCGACGGCTCCTACATGCTCAAGGACGGGCAGCGCATCGAGGCCTGGACCAAGGACACCCCTGCGGTCAAGAAGACCAAGATCGCCTCCCTGGCGGCCGGCACGGTGGACCTCATCATCATGAGTCGGGAGGCGCTGACCAGCCTGCCGATGCTCCGTGAGAACCGCCAGCGGCTGATCATGGACGACCCACAGTACCTGCGCAACCTCGAAACGCAGGATGCCTTCGAGGGCCAGCCCCGCCGCGGCCGCCACCAGGAGTTGGTCCGCCAGCTCGGGGTCTTCGGCGCCATGATGAGCCGGGTGAACGTCGCGCGGCCGGGCGACCTGTGCTTCGAGGTCCTGGGCTGCGATTTCCTCGGGCACGATGAGGCTCATGGGCTGAAGAATTTGGCATCCCCTCCGGCCGTTTTTGGCGAAACGCCCCGCTTCCTGGGGGCTGGGGGCGAGTCACAGCGCTCACTCGATGCCCTGCATAAGGGGCGCTACATCCGCGAGCGGGGGGGCAGCACCTTCGCCTTCACCGCCAGTTGGGTCAAGAACAGCCCCCTGGAGATCGGCGCCATGCTGAGCATGGTCACGGACGCCCTGCCCTCTTACGGTCTGCCCACGGGGGAAGCCCTGATGGATCAGTACCTCAAGATCGAGCCGCAGATCATCACCGGCATGGACGGCAGCGTCGACGTCAAGCCGTGCGTGACCGGCTTCCGGCGTCTGCGGGAGTTGCGTCACATCATCGCCAACCACGTGATCAGCCGGACGTACGGCGATCCCGAGGTCGTGACTGGCACCGGGCAGCCCCTGGCGGTGCCCACGGCGGAAGTCGACGAGGTGATGATCGACATGAGTGCCGAGCAGGCGCACCTCTACACCAGCCTGCGCGAGCGGGCCCGGAACGCCGACGCGCGTGCCAAGGGACCCAACCACCCCTTCGCGATCCAGTGGGAGATGCGCAAGCTCTCCATCGACCCGGTACTGCTCAATGTCGCCGGGCCCAACCCCCGCTTCGAGCGCATCGCCGAACTCGCCCTGGAGAACCGCGCGACCGGCGGCAAGGGCCTGGTGTTCCTCAGCATCGGCGAGAAACAGGGCGCCTTCACCCGCCTGAAGAACACGCTCGTCGCGGCCGGCTACCCCGCCCAGGAGATTGCCATCGTCTCCAGCGACACCCACAAGAGCAGCGTGGAGCGCCAGGACTTGGAGGACGACTACAACTACGGCGACCTCACCCTCATCCTCGGGACGGACGTGCTCGGCCAGGGCTTCAACCTCCAGGTGGGCACGAGCCTGATCATCAATGCGGACATGCCCTGGAACTTCGAGGAGATCCGCCAGCGGGTCGGGCGCGGTGCGCGGCAGGGCAACACGGTGGACAAGCTCCGCAACGTCTACCTGCTCATGCGCGGCTCGTTCGATACCCTGACCTACACGATCATGTCCGGGAAGAAGTCCTGGCTCTCGCAGCTGTGGGACAGTGAGATCGACGAACTCGGCAACTCCGGGCAGGGCTTCTCCGGCGAGGAAATGGCGCTGCTCATGAGCGACGACGTGGAGGCCACCCGGGCGCAGATCCTCTCCAAGAAGACGGAACTCGCCGAACGGACCGGCCGCGCTGCCCTGGAGCGTCAGCTCGAAAGCCTCGCGGCGGCCCTGAACGCCCGGGACGTCGTGCAGCAGCGCTACGAGAAGGGCCGGCGCCGCAAGTACGGGCTGACCGCGAACGACCACGTGCGCGTCCGGGTGGCGCGGGGCGTCTTCGATCAGCGCGTGACGGCCCTGAAGCAGATGGGGGACTTCCCTCTGGCGCGGCTCGTGGACTACACCGGTGAGATCTTCTGGTTCGGGCTGCTGCCGGTCCACGAGGGCCTGAGCTTCAAGGCCGACTATCAGCGCTTCACCGTGCGGCAGGTCACGACGGGGGTCATCATGGCGACGAGCGAGAAGGGCGAATCGCGCACCTTCACGGGCAGCCAGCTTATGCGGGCCACGGACTTCACGCCGAACACGGACGCCGGGCTCTACCAGGCCGCGGCCGCGCTGGAGGTCCCGCGCATTGCCCTGAGCGACGCCTTGCAGGTGTACGTGGTGGACAGCCGCCGGGCGAAGAAGGTCTGCCCGCGCGACCCGGAACTGGTGGTGAGCCTGTCCTTGAGTGGGCAGCGGGTGGAACTGGTGAATCCGGAGGACAGCTTCGGCCTGATGAGCCGCCTGATCTGCAAGGAGACGGTGATGCACTTCCAGGTGCAGACCGTGGACGGCGTGCAGGTGGTGCAGCAGGTCATCGTGCTCTCGGCCGTGGACAGCGTGCTCGACAAGACCAAGCAGACGACAGCCAGCCCGAAGCTGCACGCCCGGCTGCTGCAGCTCGTGGCCCGCGTGCTGGGGGCGGAGGTCGTGGAGAGCGTGGCCAGTCCCGCACAGGCGGCGTAA
- a CDS encoding AAA family ATPase: SAPGHAGDGGRSASFELDTQDGDPTLETDFNTQALPQINLATLIHPPLRVRPQTTHRDRLTRLTRRGGVALLVGPPGTFKTETSKQVAVEQGLHLVIAKGSPGVEDRDFIGAVYPTANGPAWVDGPISRAFLMAAKAPTLLLIDEVLRYLPETLNVLIGALDAISTAEALAVGIPQDMLSGGERHYLLPLPNGEHLACPVQNLTWVMTTNLGQDHLQTADRLDGALLSRIDLTLEYREADEQTARALYLQVAGDERIADVAFEAELVTRQAMSTPGALPLRALDARKTIALIKEVRTLVDEGEELAVAFLEAFETVALPYCCPRDPHTGALEEAVKEALLGTLREQVLNELQVA; the protein is encoded by the coding sequence TCTGCTCCGGGCCATGCTGGGGACGGTGGCCGCAGCGCCTCCTTCGAACTCGATACTCAGGACGGCGACCCGACCCTGGAGACCGACTTCAATACCCAGGCGCTGCCACAGATCAATCTCGCGACCCTGATCCATCCGCCGCTCCGCGTCCGGCCCCAAACGACCCACCGCGACCGGCTCACCCGGCTGACCCGGCGTGGCGGCGTGGCGTTGCTCGTCGGCCCACCCGGCACGTTCAAGACGGAAACGAGCAAGCAGGTCGCCGTCGAGCAAGGCCTGCACCTCGTCATCGCCAAGGGATCCCCTGGGGTCGAGGACCGCGACTTCATCGGGGCGGTCTATCCCACCGCCAACGGGCCGGCGTGGGTAGACGGCCCCATCAGCCGGGCGTTTCTTATGGCAGCGAAAGCACCCACCCTGTTGCTGATCGACGAGGTGCTCCGGTACCTGCCGGAAACCCTGAACGTCCTGATCGGGGCGCTCGATGCCATCAGCACCGCCGAAGCCCTCGCGGTCGGCATCCCGCAGGACATGCTCAGTGGGGGAGAACGCCACTACCTCCTGCCGCTCCCCAATGGCGAGCACCTGGCCTGCCCCGTCCAGAACCTCACCTGGGTGATGACCACCAACCTCGGACAGGATCACCTCCAGACTGCCGACCGGCTGGACGGCGCACTCCTCAGCCGCATCGACCTGACCCTCGAGTACCGGGAGGCCGACGAACAGACCGCCCGCGCCCTCTACCTCCAGGTCGCGGGTGACGAGCGGATAGCGGACGTGGCCTTCGAGGCGGAGCTCGTCACCCGACAGGCGATGAGCACCCCAGGGGCGCTCCCCCTCCGTGCCCTGGATGCCCGCAAGACCATCGCCCTCATCAAGGAAGTCCGGACCCTCGTGGATGAGGGGGAGGAACTCGCGGTTGCGTTCCTGGAGGCCTTCGAAACCGTGGCGTTGCCCTACTGCTGCCCACGCGATCCTCACACGGGCGCCCTTGAGGAAGCCGTCAAGGAAGCCCTGCTCGGGACACTCAGAGAACAGGTGCTGAATGAGCTTCAGGTCGCCTGA
- a CDS encoding PcfJ domain-containing protein: MPPRGTLREVHDTLARIHRRLQQENRQIPSATDESHAVLDQNLLCPTFGLLQFRRVAWTHDLIETSERLHNCVSGYARAALCGEVILVVARDALNLPRLCLEIKAGQIIQYKLDHNRSPETADDLKTAGLYLKVTGLRAKATDLRQLPENGLTVPVLTPPLHPVHEDDLPF, encoded by the coding sequence ATGCCGCCGCGGGGCACCCTGCGGGAGGTCCATGACACGCTCGCCCGGATCCATCGCCGCCTTCAGCAGGAGAACCGCCAGATTCCCTCGGCCACCGACGAGAGCCACGCGGTTCTGGATCAGAACCTGCTGTGTCCGACGTTCGGCCTCTTGCAGTTCCGCCGGGTGGCGTGGACGCACGACCTCATCGAGACGAGCGAGCGGTTGCACAACTGCGTGTCGGGGTATGCGCGGGCCGCCCTGTGCGGCGAGGTCATCCTTGTCGTGGCTCGAGACGCCTTGAACCTGCCGCGCCTGTGTCTGGAGATCAAGGCCGGGCAGATCATCCAGTACAAGTTGGACCACAACCGGTCTCCCGAGACGGCCGACGATCTCAAGACGGCCGGGTTGTATCTGAAGGTGACTGGCCTGCGCGCGAAGGCCACGGACCTGCGGCAGCTTCCGGAAAATGGCCTCACGGTTCCCGTGCTCACTCCACCCCTTCACCCGGTGCACGAGGACGATCTCCCGTTCTGA
- a CDS encoding ParB/RepB/Spo0J family partition protein, translating to MTLKGHLFSAPLDIDICQVNTALIRPPDITEVMPSIEQLGVLQSVLLKLSGNPEYPYEIVDGDRRVNSALHYHLDTVPAIITDGTRGQIAAASAILNAARSNNPIDEARSWKIALEEGQFGSVAELGKHVHIGVQTIKKRLKLLTLPEDILVHVGVSVAEGVAEKMANLPADYQADAVGAALRQLDAGKKFTAADLKLSQTRRVEDREDSIDALFDLSPLPLLEIAHDPVQELATEVQRLCQARNVPLEHLLDLLRPTPSLPLPAPPARPNRPPATVRDGRVNLGLRN from the coding sequence TCAACACTGCCCTGATCCGCCCGCCAGACATCACCGAGGTCATGCCCAGCATCGAACAACTCGGCGTCCTACAGAGCGTCCTCCTCAAGCTCAGCGGCAACCCCGAGTACCCCTACGAGATCGTGGACGGCGACCGCCGCGTGAACAGCGCTTTGCACTACCACCTCGACACGGTCCCCGCCATCATCACGGACGGCACCCGCGGCCAGATCGCGGCCGCCAGCGCCATCCTCAACGCTGCCCGCAGTAATAACCCCATCGACGAGGCGCGCAGCTGGAAGATCGCCCTGGAAGAAGGGCAATTCGGAAGCGTCGCCGAACTGGGTAAGCACGTCCACATTGGCGTGCAGACGATCAAGAAGCGCCTCAAGCTGCTGACCCTTCCCGAGGACATCCTCGTCCATGTCGGGGTCAGCGTGGCCGAAGGCGTGGCCGAGAAGATGGCGAACCTCCCGGCCGATTACCAGGCGGACGCCGTTGGTGCTGCCCTACGTCAGCTCGACGCCGGCAAGAAGTTCACGGCCGCCGACCTCAAACTCAGCCAGACCCGGCGGGTCGAGGACCGTGAGGACAGCATCGACGCCCTCTTCGATCTGTCCCCACTGCCACTCCTGGAGATCGCTCACGATCCCGTTCAGGAGCTCGCCACCGAGGTTCAGCGACTGTGCCAGGCTCGGAACGTGCCGCTCGAGCATCTACTGGACTTGCTGCGCCCGACGCCGAGTCTGCCCCTGCCCGCCCCACCGGCCCGGCCGAATAGACCACCGGCGACGGTCCGTGATGGGCGCGTCAACCTCGGCCTCCGCAACTGA